One part of the Eucalyptus grandis isolate ANBG69807.140 chromosome 10, ASM1654582v1, whole genome shotgun sequence genome encodes these proteins:
- the LOC104423492 gene encoding uncharacterized protein LOC104423492, translating into MDCRKSVEDQFSKLHPCLPLDTRIGIIGGGPSGLSAAYALARLGYSDITVIEKHNSVGGMCESVEIEGMVYDLGGQVLAANSAPVIFHLAKASGTELEEMDLHKLALIDSFTAEYYDINVVEDYMSLVSLTLEIQDKVKDSNRIGIHAVSDIASDLTPAYLEAHGINGVPKSVQYGYTASGYGFVQDMPYAYLHEFTRTSMAGKIRRMKGGYMSLWKKISESLTIKVCCNTVVQAVSRNSSGVNVDITNSSGEIEHNEFDKIIISGAFPFKHSRTYRSPPSSAEAETGLLDVSDLERELFSKVQTIDYYTTVLKIKGLERIPVGFYYLGEYMDDPSTIGHPVAMQRFYADTNIFLFWSYGDSVNIRGSNVIDLAIEVVKRMGGEVEKVILQRRFKYFPHVGSEDMKEGFYERVESELQGHRNTYYVGGLFAFELTERNSSYAMALICKHFASANSLPTFPYVKSLFTLQLDQEETSHRTLSEAHGVVFPNLPTLDSYLKHWAAQEITQNKSLYSWINEEGAVVCQRTYAELDSNASCIAHKLLTSQKPTIKPGDRVLLVHVPGLDFVDAFFGCLRARVVPVPVLPPDPLQRGGQALMKIENIANLCNAVAILSTVGYHAAVRAGSVKSLISFTGKRAKSTAQWPNLPWLHTDSWIKSSKVLPALNVAFQSESQLDDLCFLQFTSGSTGDAKGVMITNGGLIHNVKLMRRRYQSTSNTVLVSWLPQYHDMGLIGGLFTAMVCGGSAILFSPLTFIKNPLLWLQMISDYKATHTAGPNFAFELVIRRLEADKGKAHNYDLSSLIFFMVAAEPVRQKTLKTFIELTRPFGLSQEVMAPGYGLAENCVFVSCAYGKKKPILVDWQGRICCGYVEPDDADVDIRIVDADAGLEVDEDGKEGEIWISSPSAGIGYWGKEELSQKTFRNMLQKYPGRKYTRTGDLGRVIQGNLFITGRIKDLIIVAGRNIYSADVEKTVESSSELLRPGCCAVISVPEDVLSAKGISLPDASDEVGLVVIAELKDGKPVDKDIINQIESRVAEEHGVTVASVKLIRPRTISKTTSGKIKRFECLKQFVDGTLNTVPDPIVTKRLLTRSFTTGTCREGKTPRSHLAKSSLPPSPKLSNRNIVEFLKQLVSEQTGISIQNISATESLVSYGIDSIGVVRAAQKLSDFLGVPVGAVDIFTATCIADLANFTENLLMKSQPHLVTTQSNHSEPEILTADFSLEISRLHPWLIWSFQLLALLYVSFILVFPAYLSVSTFQILVVASQKLINGLPWLHYTSVVLLAPLFWILCIALTSISIAFFGNSFLRINYALTPEVSVWSVDFVNWWALYKAQEVSSKVLAVHLRGTVFLKHWFEMLGARIGSSVLLDTVDITDPSLVSIGDGAVIAEGALLQSHEVRNSVLRFQPIRIGRNCSVGPYAVIQKGSVLGEGAEVLALQKSEGGKSALKMAKAENILKVSPGSLKETIQQFMGIYMVGLVSSLSAAAVFLLYMRLSQKVPSLEQLAFLCISGALHWIPFTITAYATMFTNALPNPFEFAISLATAYFAHGLVLSLLTSIFTNLLASKEKKTQTHIKTWFGHRLTVACHLRFAKLLSGTEAFCVYLRLLGAKVGKYCSIRSINPVADPRMVLIGAGVHLGDFSRIITGFYSHSGYIQNNVHVKDNSVIGSQSLILPGSVVEKDVILGAISVAPVNSVLQSGGVYMGSQSPVMVKNTTHALDDRIEEMDPRYKKIVGNLAANLAVTTLKVKSRYFHRIGVSGKGYLKLYDDIQRLPEHNIFGPGKKFTLNQTPIVRHSNSLSADDDARLDARGAALRILSDEKGDDSPLLDLTLKTGNAFYARTISDFATWLVCGLAAREEHIKQVPHVRDAVWTSLRQADSYADLHYYSNICRLFRFKDGQEMYVKFKLRPFDENIGEDIGKVEPSGILPPETGAIPRDANDTRPLLFLAEDFGCNRVKSPNGVRYIFQLQVRPIPQDEAARDIALDCTKPWDELQFPYIDVGEVTINEILTKEGSERLEFNPFLRCHEVDVIRATSSSQSASIDHGRSLVYEICQHLRNGDPLPEAWRVFLEQSDVKVDLSGCPMAAALERKDTEEVTLSRPRYLTTWAVFAQPLLQTILPYFLLGLIIYFPLNLLLHCKSTRNMPVLWTFPFFWVSTGILTALACVAAKYILVGKKREDETVHIWSRGVFMDTVWQAIRTVFGDYFVEMTSGSALFLMWMKLMGSYIELDKGTYVDSMGAALNPEMVEVEGGGSVEKEALLFGHVYDGEDGVVKFGKIVVGEGGFVGSRAVAMPGVAVESGGSLSALSLAMKGEVIR; encoded by the exons ATGGACTGCCGAAAATCCGTAGAAGATCAGTTCTCTAAGTTGCATCCATGCTTGCCACTGGATACCAGAATTGGGATAATTGGAGGGGGTCCCAGTGGATTATCAGCTGCCTATGCATTAGCAAGGCTCGGTTACAGTGACATCACTGTTATAGAGAAGCACAATTCTGTCGGAGGCATGTGTGAATCAGTAGAAATTGAAG GAATGGTTTATGATTTGGGCGGTCAAGTTCTTGCGGCTAACAGTGCGCCAGTCATTTTTCACTTGGCAAAAGCATCTGGGACTGAATTAGAAGAAATGGACCTCCACAAACTAgctctcattgacagttttacCGCGGAGTATTATGATATAAACGTTGTGGAAGATTATATGTCTCTAGTCTCGCTCACCTTAGAAATCCAG GATAAGGTGAAGGATTCGAATCGTATAGGCATCCATGCAGTGAGTGATATCGCATCAGACTTAACCCCAGCATATCTGGAAGCTCATGGAATCAACGGTGTTCCCAAGTCTGTCCAATATGGATACACTGCATCTGGGTACGGATTTGTCCAAGACATGCCTTATGCTTACCTTCATGAGTTCACTCGCACTAGCATGGCTGGAAAAATCCGACGTATGAAAGGTGGATATATGAGCCTTTGGAAGAAAATCAGCGAGTCTCTTACGATAAAAGTGTGCTGCAATACTGTGGTACAAGCAGTCAGCCGCAACAGTTCAGGTGTTAATGTGGATATCACCAATTCTAGCGGAGAAATTGAGCATAACGAGTTCGATAAGATAATCATCTCGGGTGCATTCCCCTTCAAGCATTCAAGAACATACAGATCACCTCCATCTTCTGCAG AAGCTGAGACCGGATTGTTGGATGTGAGCGACCTTGAAAGGGAGCTCTTCAGCAAAGTGCAAACAATAGATTATTACACCACCGTTCTAAAGATTAAGGGGCTTGAGCGCATCCCTGTTGGTTTTTATTATTTGGGTGAATATATGGACGACCCTTCGACAATCGGACATCCAGTAGCAATGCAAAGATTTTATGCTGACACCAATATCTTCTTGTTCTGGTCCTATGGTGACTCTGTTAATATTAGGGGATCTAACGTCATTGATCTTGCGATTGAAGTAGTTAAAAGAATGGGTGGAGAAGTTGAGAAGGTCATTCTGCAGAGGCGTTTCAAGTACTTCCCTCACGTAGGCAGTGAAG ATATGAAGGAAGGATTTTATGAGAGAGTAGAATCTGAACTTCAGGGTCACCGAAATACATATTATGTAGGAGGTCTTTTTGCTTTTGAGCTTACAGAAAGAAATTCATCTTATGCCATGGCTCTAATCTGCAAGCACTTTGCCAGTGCAAATTCCCTCCCAACATTTCCTTATGTGAAG AGTCTGTTCACCTTGCAACTAGACCAAGAGGAGACCAGCCATAGAACATTGAGTGAAGCACATGGTGTTGTTTTCCCTAACCTCCCCACACTTGATAGCTATTTGAAACACTGGGCTGCCCAAGAAATTACTCAAAACAAGTCTCTCTATTCGTGGATCAATGAAGAAGGGGCAGTGGTGTGCCAGAGGACATATGCAGAGCTTGACTCCAATGCTTCTTGCATTGCTCATAAGCTCTTGACGAGCCAGAAACCTACAATTAAGCCAGGTGACAGGGTTTTACTTGTCCACGTTCCAGGTCTGGACTTTGTTGATGCgttttttggttgtttaagAGCCAGAGTCGTACCTGTTCCAGTACTTCCACCCGATCCATTGCAAAGAGGTGGACAGGCTCTTATGAAAATTGAGAACATTGCCAATTTGTGCAATGCAGTGGCCATTCTGTCAACTGTTGGCTATCATGCTGCAGTTAGAGCAGGGTCAGTAAAGAGTTTGATCTCTTTCACCGGAAAAAGAGCGAAAAGCACAGCTCAGTGGCCTAATCTTCCATGGCTGCACACAGATTCTTGGATCAAAAGCTCTAAGGTCTTGCCTGCTCTAAATGTTGCCTTTCAATCAGAATCTCAGCTGGATGATCTGTGCTTTTTGCAATTTACATCGGGTTCAACCGGTGATGCTAAGGGTGTCATGATAACAAATGGTGGACTCATTCATAACGTCAAACTGATGCGGAGGAGATACCAAAGCACTTCAAATACTGTGCTGGTAAGCTGGCTTCCTCAGTACCATGACATGGGTCTGATTGGAGGACTTTTTACAGCAATGGTTTGTGGTGGATCAGCCATCCTTTTTTCTCCATTGACGTTCATCAAGAATCCACTCCTGTGGCTTCAAATGATCAGCGATTACAAGGCCACACACACTGCAGGACCCAATTTTGCCTTCGAGCTAGTAATTCGAAGATTAGAAGCAGACAAGGGCAAGGCGCACAATTATGATCTCTCttccttgatttttttcatGGTCGCTGCTGAACCAGTGAGGCAGAAGACACTCAAAACATTTATTGAGCTCACTCGTCCCTTTGGCCTTTCTCAGGAGGTGATGGCTCCAGGCTATGGCTTGGCAGAAAATTGTGTGTTTGTCAGCTGTGCGTATGGCAAAAAGAAGCCTATCTTGGTAGATTGGCAGGGAAGAATTTGCTGTGGATACGTGGAACCCGATGATGCAGATGTTGATATAAGAATTGTTGATGCAGATGCAGGTTTAGAGGTTGACGAAGATGGGAAAGAAGGAGAGATATGGATTAGTAGTCCGAGTGCTGGAATTGGGTACTGGGGAAAGGAAGAACTTAGCCAGAAAACTTTCAGAAACATGCTCCAGAAGTACCCTGGAAGAAAGTACACAAGAACTGGTGACTTGGGACGGGTAATCCAGGGTAACTTGTTCATCACAGGAAGAATCAAGGATCTCATAATTGTAGCTGGAAGAAACATTTACTCGGCAGATGTTGAGAAGACGGTTGAGAGCTCATCTGAGCTTCTACGCCCTGGTTGCTGTGCCGTCATCAGTGTTCCAGAAGATGTCCTATCAGCAAAAGGCATTTCACTTCCAGATGCTTCTGATGAGGTTGGCTTGGTTGTAATTGCAGAGTTAAAAGATGGTAAACCCGTTGATAAGGACATCATAAACCAAATTGAATCCCGTGTGGCAGAAGAACATGGGGTAACTGTTGCCTCTGTCAAGTTGATCAGGCCTAGAACCATAAGTAAGACAACCTCAGGGAAGATCAAGAGGTTCGAATGCCTCAAGCAGTTTGTTGATGGAACTCTCAACACAGTTCCAGATCCAATTGTGACAAAGAGATTACTGACCAGATCATTCACCACTGGGACGTGTAGGGAGGGAAAAACTCCTCGATCCCACCTTGCTAAAAGTTCTCTACCACCAAGCCCAAAATTAAGCAATAGAAATATTGTGGAGTTTCTGAAGCAGCTAGTCAGTGAACAGACAGGAATTTCAATCCAGAACATTTCAGCCACTGAAAGCCTTGTGTCCTATGGCATTGATTCAATAGGCGTGGTCAGAGCTGCTCAAAAGCTTTCGGATTTTCTTGGAGTGCCAGTTGGAGCTGTAGATATATTCACTGCAACCTGCATAGCAGACTTGGCAAACTTCACCGAGAATCTTTTAATGAAGTCTCAACCCCATCTGGTCACCACCCAATCCAACCATTCGGAGCCAGAAATCCTCACTGCTGATTTCTCCCTGGAAATTTCCAGACTTCACCCCTGGCTTATCTGGTCCTTCCAACTTCTTGCTCTTCTCTATGTCTCTTTCATTCTGGTTTTCCCTGCTTATTTATCAGTTTCCACTTTCCAAATTTTGGTTGTGGCCAGCCAAAAACTGATCAATGGACTTCCCTGGTTGCATTATACAAGTGTCGTGCTTCTTGCACCTCTTTTCTGGATCCTCTGTATTGCCTTGACCAGCATATCCATTGCCTTTTTCGGTAATTCTTTCCTGCGCATAAATTACGCCCTGACTCCAGAAGTATCTGTCTGGTCTGTGGATTTTGTCAATTGGTGGGCACTTTACAAGGCTCAGGAGGTTTCCTCCAAAGTCCTCGCAGTGCATCTCAGAGGAACAGTGTTCCTTAAACACTGGTTTGAGATGCTTGGAGCAAGGATTGGATCATCAGTTTTACTAGACACAGTTGACATAACAGACCCTTCTTTGGTTTCAATCGGAGATGGAGCAGTGATCGCAGAAGGTGCTTTGCTTCAAAGTCACGAAGTGCGGAACAGCGTCTTGAGATTCCAGCCAATAAGGATTGGCAGGAATTGCTCAGTTGGCCCTTATGCTGTTATCCAGAAAGGAAGTGTTTTAGGAGAAGGAGCTGAAGTACTGGCCTTGCAAAAAAGTGAAGGTGGGAAGTCTGCCCTTAAGATGGCCAAGGCAGAAAACATACTGAAG GTTTCCCCGGGAAGTCTGAAGGAGACCATACAACAGTTCATGGGCATCTATATGGTTGGTCTTGTCAGCTCTCTGTCGGCCGCTGCTGTTTTCTTGCTCTACATGAGGTTATCTCAGAAAGTTCCTTCCCTTGAACAGTTGGCTTTTCTTTGCATTTCGGGAGCTTTACACTGGATTCCATTCACCATCACGGCATATGCCACCATGTTTACAAACGCCTTGCCTAATCCATTCGAGTTTGCGATTTCTTTGGCAACCGCCTACTTTGCTCATGGCCTGGTCCTTAGTTTATTGACATCCATCTTTACCAATTTGCTTGccagtaaagaaaagaaaacacagacTCACATCAAAACCTGGTTTGGCCACCGACTTACTGTCGCTTGCCACCTCCGATTTGCCAAGCTTCTTTCTGGAACAGAAGCCTTCTGCGTGTACTTGCGCTTGTTAGGTGCAAAAGTAGGCAAGTATTGTTCCATCAGATCCATCAACCCGGTTGCAGATCCAAGGATGGTTTTGATAGGTGCTGGTGTCCATTTAGGTGATTTTAGCAGGATCATTACGGGTTTCTATTCCCATAGTGGATACATCCAGAATAATGTTCATGTAAAGGATAATTCAGTTATTGGGAGCCAAAGCCTTATTCTCCCCGGTTCAGTAGTCGAAAAGGATGTTATTCTTGGGGCAATTTCAGTTGCTCCAGTGAATTCAGTTCTCCAAAGTGGTGGTGTTTACATGGGGTCTCAAAGTCCGGTTATGGTAAAAAACACTACACACGCTTTGGATGACAGGATAGAGGAGATGGATCCAAGATATAAAAAGATAGTTGGCAATTTGGCCGCTAACTTGGCAGTGACAACTTTGAAGGTGAAATCGAGATACTTCCATCGTATCGGTGTTAGCGGGAAGGGATATTTAAAACTCTACGATGACATTCAAAGACTGCCAGAGCACAACATCTTCGGCCCTGGAAAGAAGTTCACG ttgaaccaaacgccCATTGTCCGTCACAGCAATAGCTTGAGTGCTGACGATGACGCAAGGTTAGATGCACGAGGAGCGGCACTAAGGATACTCTCAGATGAAAAGGGGGACGATTCTCCACTTCTCGACTTGACTTTGAAGACAGGGAATGCATTCTATGCCCGCACAATATCTGATTTTGCAACCTGGCTGGTGTGTGGTCTTGCCGCGAGGGAGGAGCACATCAAGCAGGTGCCGCACGTGCGAGATGCAGTGTGGACCTCCCTCCGTCAAGCTGACTCCTATGCGGATCTGCATTACTACTCAAATATCTGTAGGCTCTTCCGCTTTAAGGACGGACAGGAAATGTATGTGAAGTTCAAGTTGAGGCCATTCGACGAAAATATCGGAGAAGATATTGGCAAGGTGGAACCCTCAGGGATCCTTCCGCCTGAAACTGGTGCGATACCAAGGGATGCTAATGACACCCGCCCGTTACTGTTCCTAGCTGAAGATTtcgggtgc AACCGTGTGAAGTCTCCAAACGGGGTCCGTTATATATTCCAGCTTCAAGTCAGGCCAATTCCACAGGATGAAGCTGCACGCGACATTGCTCTGGATTGCACAAAACCTTGGGATGAATTGCAGTTTCCCTACATAGATGTTGGGGAGGTAACTATCAATGAAATTCTGACTAAAGAAGGCTCGGAAAGGCTAGAATTTAATCCATTCCTCCGATGCCACGAGGTGGATGTTATCCGGGCCACATCAAGTAGTCAGAGCGCATCGATCGATCACGGCCGTTCACTAGTCTACGAGATCTGCCAGCACCTGAGAAATGGCGATCCTCTTCCTGAGGCATGGAGGGTCTTCCTGGAGCAGTCGGACGTGAAGGTCGACCTCTCCGGTTGTCCAATGGCCGCTGCACTCGAGAGAAAAGACACCGAGGAAGTGACCCTTTCAAGGCCCAGGTACTTAACCACATGGGCTGTTTTCGCTCAGCCGCTGCTACAAACAATACTGCCCTACTTTCTCCTCGGACTAATCATCTACTTCCCCCTGAACTTGCTCCTCCACTGCAAGAGCACCAGGAATATGCCTGTCCTCTGGACGTTCCCCTTCTTCTGGGTGTCGACTGGGATTTTAACCGCGTTGGCCTGTGTGGCGGCGAAGTACATCCTCgtgggaaagaagagagaggacgaAACCGTGCATATATGGAGCAGAGGGGTGTTCATGGATACGGTGTGGCAAGCCATCAGGACAGTGTTCGGGGACTACTTCGTGGAGATGACGAGCGGGTCAGCGTTGTTCCTGATGTGGATGAAGCTGATGGGGTCGTACATCGAGCTGGACAAGGGGACATACGTGGACTCCATGGGAGCCGCGCTGAACCcggagatggtggaggtcgaggGAGGCGGGAGCGTGGAGAAGGAGGCTCTGCTGTTTGGGCACGTGTACGACGGGGAAGACGGGGTGGTGAAGTTCGGGAAGATCGTGGTCGGAGAGGGCGGGTTCGTGGGGAGCAGGGCGGTGGCCATGCCTGGAGTGGCCGTGGAAAGCGGAGGGAGCTTGAGCGCTCTCTCGCTCGCCATGAAGGGAGAGGTCAttagatga